GCTTGGCCTTTGCGGGCTTGGCCAGCACCATCGCGGCATTGGTCGCCATATCCCCATGGGCAGGGTCGCGGGGCGGCTCCACGGCCACGTTGGCAGTATCCAGTCCCGCGGGCAGGTCGCCCGCCGCGGCCATCGCGTCGATGCTCTCGATCACCAGCGCGCGCAAGTCGTTAAAGAGGTTCATCTGCATCCCTTTCGGCTTGGCGGCGGTTTATCACCGGGCGTCCCGGCGTCAACCGGCGGCTTTCGCGGGCGCCTCCTCGGGCGGGACCATCGCAACCAGACGACTGCCGGCGGTATTGCGCGCCTCTTCCTCGTCCGAAATGACGCGGGGCACGCCGCCGGGGCCGATCTGCATCAGGATCACCGCCTCGGGGTTTTTCTCGCGCCACTGCTCAAGCGTGAATTCCTCGGACAGCTTCGTCGCGCGAAAGCCCCAGCCCTCGGTCATCAGGCGGTTGATTTCCCAATAGCCCTGCCCCTTGCCGATGGGTCGCCCGCCCAGTGTGGTCGGCAGGGCATGGCGGCTGCTCTCCTGCTTGGTCCGGCGCAGTTGGAAGACGTTTTCCCGCCCGAATTCCGGGGCGACATCGGTGGCAACCAGCGTGTTATAGGCGTCATTGTCGGTCGCGGCGATGACGGTGCCATAGCTGACGAGTTCAACGCTGTGCTCTGCCGCTTCTGACAGGATATCGCCGTAGAAGACCGGCACCCCCGCCTCGCGTGCGCCCCGCAGCCTGGCATGGTTCGGGTCGGCAATCAGAACCGGCACCTCGGCCTTTTTCAGCGCCTCGGCAAAACCGGTGGCCCAGCGGGAGCCCCCGACGAAAATCACCCCCGGCGTCGACGCCCCGGTCAGCCCCAGCCAGCGGGCCAGCGGCGTCAGCGTGAACCCATGAAGAACCACCGTCGCCGTCACCAGCGCAAAGGCCAGCGGTCCGATGCGTGCGCCGTCTTCCAGCCCCAGCGCCGTCAGCCGATCCCCGAAAAGTCCCGCCACCGCCACCAGCACCACGCCCCGCGGGCCGGTGAAGGCCACCAGCAGCCGTTCGCGCCACGGCACCGGCGAGAACAGAAGGGACACAAGAACGGTCAACGGCCGCACGATCACGATTGCGGCCAGAACGAACGCCGCCGACCGCCAGTCCAGCGTCGAAAGCGCCGCGAGGTTCATGTTCGCGGCCAGCAGGATGAACACGCCCGAGACCAGCAGGATCGTCGCATGTTCCTTGAACCGGCGAAGTTCGGTGTAGGACGGCAGATCGGCATTGGCGATCACGAGGCCCATCAACGTCACGGCCAGAAGACCGCTTTCATGCAGGACCGCATCGGACAGGGCAAACACGGCCAGCAGAACCGCGAACAGCACCGGCACCTTCATGAATTCGGGCACAAGCGCGCGGCGGAAGGCCGTCGACAACCCCCAGCCGACCAGCCCGCCCAGCAACAGGGCAAAGGCGATGCCGCCGGCAACCTCGGCCGCCGCAAGGCCGGGCGAAAAGTCGGACTCCATCACGATCAGGACCTGGAAGGCCAGCACCGCGGCCAGCGCACCGAAGGGGTCGTTGACGATGGCCTCCCAGTTCAACAGTTGCGCAGGGCGCCGGGCCAGCCGCGCCTGCCGCAGAAGGGGCGCGATCACCGTCGGGCCGGTCACGATCAGGATGCCGCCGAACACCCATGAACTGCCCCAGCCAAGCCCCGCGACGTAGTGCAACGCCACCGCCGACAGCAGCCAGCCCAGCGGCCCGCCGATCAGCACAAGCCGCCGCACGCCGGGCGCGGCGTCGCGCAGCGAATGCAGGTTCAACGACAACCCGCCCTCGAACAGGATGATCGCCACGGCGATGGACACCATCGGCCCCATCAGGGCCCCGATATCGCGCGCAGGGTCGAAAAGGCCCAGCAATGGCCCAACGATCAGCCCTGCAATCAGCATCAGCACGATGGCAGGCATCCTCAGCCGCCATGCCAGCCATTGCGCCCCAACGCCCAGCGCGCCCACCAGCGCAAATGCCATCACCGGGGCCAGCGCCCCTTCGGAACCCGTTGTCATCGTTCCCCCTGCCCTGCGCCGCCGATCAGGCGCGCATGTTCCGCCATCGCGAACCGGTCGGTCATGCCGGCGATATAGTCCGCGACGATCCGGGCAAGGGTAGTCTCATCTTTCGCGGCCTCCACATCCTCGCGCCATTTCTGCGGCAGAAGCGACGGATTCCCGAGGTAGAGCGGGAAAAGATCGCGGACGACCTGCGTCACCTCGGCCCGCACCTTCATGACCGAGGGGGCCCGATACATCCGGTGAAACAGGAAGGTCCGGAATTCGCGGATATCGGCGGCCAGCGCGTCGGGGAAACGCACCACGGGACGCCCCAGCGCGCGGATATCCTCGGCGCATTCGGCACCGGAGTCCGCCAGCGCTGCCTTGGCCAGGTCGATCACCTCTGCCACCATCACGCCGAACACCCGGCGCAAGGCTTCATGCCGCCGCCGCTTGGGGTCGAGACCGGGATAGGCCCGGTCGACCTCCGCATAGCAATCGCCGACGATGGGCAGGGTGGCCAGTTCGTCCTCGGTAAACAGCCCCGCGCGCAGACCGTCATGCAGGTCGTGGTTGTTATAGGCGATGTCGTCGGAAATCGCGGCCACCTGCGCCTCGGCGCTGGCATGGGTATGCAGTTCCAGATCGTGCACCGCGTTGTATTCGGCCAGCGCATAGGGCAACTCGCCCGTCACCGGCCCGTTATGCTTGGCGATGCCCTCCAGCGCCTCCCATGTCAGGTTCAGCCCGTCGAATTCGGCATAGTGGCGTTCCAGCCGGGTGACGATGCGGATGGCCTGCGCGTTGTGGTCGAACCCGCCATAGGGGGCCATCCGTTCCGACAGCGCGTCCTCCCCGGTATGGCCGAAGGGCGTGTGGCCAAGGTCATGGGCCAGTGCCACGGCCTCTGTCAGTTCGGCGTTCAGCCTTAGCGCGCCCGCGATGGTGCGGGCCACCTGCGCCACCTCGATCGAATGGGTCAGCCGGGTGCGGTAGCTGTCGCCCTCATGCACGACGAAAACCTGCGTCTTGTGCATCAACCGCCGGAAGGCAGAGGAATGAATGATCCTGTCCCGGTCACGCTGAAAGCACGATCGGAAGGCACTTTCGTCCTCGGGGTGCAATCTTCCGCGGCTTTTCGCGGGATCGCAGGCATAAGGGGCCAGCATGCGGGCCTCGTTGCTTGTTCCGTCCTGTTGGGGCCATATATTCACGGCAAATCGATAGAGACAGGGAAAACTGCCGAAATGGACCTCAACCTCCCGCCGAAAGTGACCGACCGCGCCTTCAAACGCCTGACCGAGATCGGTGCCGCGACGCAAGGAAAAGCCCTGCGCGTCGCCGTAGAAGGGGGCGGATGTTCCGGCTTTCAATACGCGATCACGCTGGACGACGTGGCCGAGGATGACCTGGTTCTGGAAGGCGGCGGCGAAAAGGTCGTGGTCGACGCGGTCTCCCTGCCCTTCCTGTCGAACGCCGTCATCGATTTCTCCGAGGAACTGATCGGCGCGCGGTTCGTTATAGATAATCCGAACGCCAGCAGTTCCTGCGGCTGCGGCACGTCATTTTCAGTCTAGGGGCCTCGCGCCCCGGAAAGGCGCCCCGAATGGACAGCATTACCGCCCTTCTTCCCCGCGACCGGTTCCTCCCGCTCAGCCCGGAAACGACATCCTCGGGCCAACCAAGGCGTGCGGGGATCGAGATCGAGTTCGGCGGCCTGACCGAAGAAGAGGCCGCCGGTGTGGTTGCGCGTGAGTTGGGCGGCACGCAGCGGCAGGTTGCGGCCCATGACTGGCTGATCGAGGGGACCGACTGGGGCGATGTCGAAATCTGCCTCGACACGGTTCTGCGTGAAAAGGCGGGCTCGGCGGTCATGGATCTCGGGCTCGACCTCAGCCGGGCGGTCGTGCCCATCGAAATCGTCACGCCGCCGCTTGGCCCCGACCAGTTGCCCGCGCTGGACAAGTTGCGCAGCGCGCTGCGATCCGCTGGCGCACAGGGCAGCCGGGACGGTCTGCTGTTGGGCTTCGGGGTACATCTGAACCCTGAAATCGCCGATGCGACGGTCGAGGCGATCCTGCCCGTCGTCCGTGCCTTTGCCCTGATCGAGGACTGGCTGCGCAATGCCGACCCGATCGACCCGGCGCGGCGGGTTCTTCCCTTTGTCGATGCCTATCCGCGCAGTTTCGTCGACCGGCTGGCCAAGGACGGCCCGAACTGGTCGCTCACCGAGTTCATCGACATCTATCTGAAGGAAACGCCGACGCGGAACCGCGGGCTCGACATGCTGCCGTGCTTCCGGCACCTTGATGAGAACCGCGTGGCCAAGGCGCTGGACTCGGCCGGCGGGCTGGTCGGGGCGCGGCCGACCTTTCACTATCGTCTGCCCGATTGCCGGATCGACGAGGGCGGCTGGCGGCTGGCCTATGAATGGAACCGCTGGACACTGGTGGAGCGTCTGGCGGCCGATGCCGACGCGCTGAACGCCTTGGCGCGCGACTGGATCGAGTATCGCGAAGCATTGACCACCACGCGCCCCGACTGGCTGGCCCATGTCGAGGAACGCCTGTGCGAGCTGGAATTGTGGGAAACCGCATGACCGGAAAACCGCTGATTGCCGTCACCACCTCGGCCCGGTCGGGCTGGCGCATCTATCCGCTTGTGGCGTTCAACATATGGCTGGCGGGGGGGCGCAGCGTGCGCTGGGGCGCCGGACGGCCCGCCGACCTTGACGATGTCGACGGGCTGATCATCGGCGGAGGCGATGACATTTCGCCGGACCTCTACGGGATGCAGCTTGTCACCTCTGCCCGGCTGGACCCGGCCCGCGACGCGCTGGAACGCCGTCTGGTCGAAGGGGCCATTGACCGGGGCAAGCCCGTTCTGGGCATTTGCCGCGGCGCGCAGATGATCAACGTGGCCCTTGGCGGAACCCTCGATCAGGATGCCTATGGCACCTATACCGCGTCGAAAAAGCTGTGGACGATCCTGCCGAAGAAAGAGGTCAGGGTCTGCGACGACACCCGGTTGTCGGACATTGCCGGGCCCGCACCGATGCGGGTCAACGCGCTGCACAGCCAGGCGGTATCCGATCTGGGCCGCGATCTGCGCGTGGCCGCCCATGACCGCGGCGGCATGATCCAGGCGGTGGAGCGGACCTGCGATCCCTTCGCACTGGGTGTGCAGTGGCACCCCGAACATCTGTTCTATGCCCGCCGCCAACGCGCGATCTTTGGCGCACTGGTGGCCGCCGCGCGCGCCTGCCGCGAAGATCACGCACAGTTGACCGCCGTGGACGAGATCGCCCGAAAGGCAGATTTTCAAGGCATCTTTCAGGGATAGCCCCGATGCCACCGGGCCGGAACCCCAAAATGCGGCACATCGCCCCATTAAAAAACGAACAGAAGAAAGCGACGGAAACCGAGGACGGGACCGTTATAAGGGTCGCGTGCGAACGTAAATGCAACCTTCGGGTTCAAAGACTGGAGTATTCCATGCGCAAGCTTCTGATCACGGCGGTGCTCGCCGCCCTGCCCGCCGCCGCTATCGCGGACGAAATGGCCGAAAAGACCGTTGAAGCCCGCCAAGGCTATTACAAGCTGCTCGGCGCCAACATGCACATTCTCGCCGGCATGGCCAAAGGCGATATCGCCTATGATGGCGCACGCGCCCAGACCGCTGCCGACAACCTGATGACCCTGACCCAGTACAATCTGGGCCATCTCTACACGCCCGGCACCTCGTCCGAAGACGTCAAGGGCAGCGACGCCCTGCCGAAGATCTGGAACGACTTCGCCGGCGTTCAGGAAAAGGGCATGGCCTTCGTTGCCGCCGTTGAGGAACTGAACGCGATGGCCGGCCTTGACCGCGCCTCGCTCGGCAAGGCCGTGCAGCAGGTGGGCGGCGCCTGCAAGGGCTGCCACGACAACTACCGCGCCAAGGACTGATCCATGAAAGATGCGAGCACCGAAGAGACCGCCCCCAACGCAGGGGCGGGGGCCGACAATCTGGAAACCGTCAAGGTCTGGGATCCGGTCTTGCGGATCTTCAAATGGTCCCTGACGATCTG
The genomic region above belongs to Rhodovulum sp. P5 and contains:
- a CDS encoding amidoligase family protein; translated protein: MDSITALLPRDRFLPLSPETTSSGQPRRAGIEIEFGGLTEEEAAGVVARELGGTQRQVAAHDWLIEGTDWGDVEICLDTVLREKAGSAVMDLGLDLSRAVVPIEIVTPPLGPDQLPALDKLRSALRSAGAQGSRDGLLLGFGVHLNPEIADATVEAILPVVRAFALIEDWLRNADPIDPARRVLPFVDAYPRSFVDRLAKDGPNWSLTEFIDIYLKETPTRNRGLDMLPCFRHLDENRVAKALDSAGGLVGARPTFHYRLPDCRIDEGGWRLAYEWNRWTLVERLAADADALNALARDWIEYREALTTTRPDWLAHVEERLCELELWETA
- a CDS encoding sodium:proton antiporter, producing the protein MTTGSEGALAPVMAFALVGALGVGAQWLAWRLRMPAIVLMLIAGLIVGPLLGLFDPARDIGALMGPMVSIAVAIILFEGGLSLNLHSLRDAAPGVRRLVLIGGPLGWLLSAVALHYVAGLGWGSSWVFGGILIVTGPTVIAPLLRQARLARRPAQLLNWEAIVNDPFGALAAVLAFQVLIVMESDFSPGLAAAEVAGGIAFALLLGGLVGWGLSTAFRRALVPEFMKVPVLFAVLLAVFALSDAVLHESGLLAVTLMGLVIANADLPSYTELRRFKEHATILLVSGVFILLAANMNLAALSTLDWRSAAFVLAAIVIVRPLTVLVSLLFSPVPWRERLLVAFTGPRGVVLVAVAGLFGDRLTALGLEDGARIGPLAFALVTATVVLHGFTLTPLARWLGLTGASTPGVIFVGGSRWATGFAEALKKAEVPVLIADPNHARLRGAREAGVPVFYGDILSEAAEHSVELVSYGTVIAATDNDAYNTLVATDVAPEFGRENVFQLRRTKQESSRHALPTTLGGRPIGKGQGYWEINRLMTEGWGFRATKLSEEFTLEQWREKNPEAVILMQIGPGGVPRVISDEEEARNTAGSRLVAMVPPEEAPAKAAG
- a CDS encoding gamma-glutamyl-gamma-aminobutyrate hydrolase family protein, encoding MTGKPLIAVTTSARSGWRIYPLVAFNIWLAGGRSVRWGAGRPADLDDVDGLIIGGGDDISPDLYGMQLVTSARLDPARDALERRLVEGAIDRGKPVLGICRGAQMINVALGGTLDQDAYGTYTASKKLWTILPKKEVRVCDDTRLSDIAGPAPMRVNALHSQAVSDLGRDLRVAAHDRGGMIQAVERTCDPFALGVQWHPEHLFYARRQRAIFGALVAAARACREDHAQLTAVDEIARKADFQGIFQG
- a CDS encoding deoxyguanosinetriphosphate triphosphohydrolase, translated to MLAPYACDPAKSRGRLHPEDESAFRSCFQRDRDRIIHSSAFRRLMHKTQVFVVHEGDSYRTRLTHSIEVAQVARTIAGALRLNAELTEAVALAHDLGHTPFGHTGEDALSERMAPYGGFDHNAQAIRIVTRLERHYAEFDGLNLTWEALEGIAKHNGPVTGELPYALAEYNAVHDLELHTHASAEAQVAAISDDIAYNNHDLHDGLRAGLFTEDELATLPIVGDCYAEVDRAYPGLDPKRRRHEALRRVFGVMVAEVIDLAKAALADSGAECAEDIRALGRPVVRFPDALAADIREFRTFLFHRMYRAPSVMKVRAEVTQVVRDLFPLYLGNPSLLPQKWREDVEAAKDETTLARIVADYIAGMTDRFAMAEHARLIGGAGQGER
- a CDS encoding iron-sulfur cluster assembly accessory protein, encoding MDLNLPPKVTDRAFKRLTEIGAATQGKALRVAVEGGGCSGFQYAITLDDVAEDDLVLEGGGEKVVVDAVSLPFLSNAVIDFSEELIGARFVIDNPNASSSCGCGTSFSV
- a CDS encoding cytochrome c: MRKLLITAVLAALPAAAIADEMAEKTVEARQGYYKLLGANMHILAGMAKGDIAYDGARAQTAADNLMTLTQYNLGHLYTPGTSSEDVKGSDALPKIWNDFAGVQEKGMAFVAAVEELNAMAGLDRASLGKAVQQVGGACKGCHDNYRAKD